A portion of the Shewanella sp. SNU WT4 genome contains these proteins:
- a CDS encoding GNAT family protein, translated as MQTNHVMGDYVALEPLTAAHKPALLLNARERKHPLWHTGLPSVSEFDAWFEQALLSDNANSSQHFAVRLRHASTNSDQIIAWVAINRWSQTNLRARLQLEDLPLAALPDVDDPIPSEPELGEPKLGDTELSKQVALLLMDYAFSDKRAIVVEFATFWHHQALRALAVSLGAQQDGVLRNHRILADGTVHDQVIYSVLDSEWRQMQARRSHT; from the coding sequence ATGCAAACTAATCATGTAATGGGTGACTATGTCGCGCTAGAGCCATTAACGGCTGCGCACAAGCCTGCTTTGCTCCTTAATGCTCGCGAGCGTAAACATCCGCTGTGGCATACAGGTTTACCTAGCGTTAGTGAGTTTGATGCTTGGTTTGAGCAGGCTTTGCTCAGTGATAATGCCAACAGCAGTCAGCATTTTGCGGTGCGCCTTAGACATGCCTCTACCAATTCAGACCAGATTATTGCTTGGGTGGCTATCAATCGCTGGAGCCAAACCAACCTCAGAGCAAGATTACAACTAGAAGACTTGCCCCTTGCGGCTTTGCCTGATGTTGATGACCCCATTCCAAGTGAACCAGAGCTAGGTGAACCAAAGCTAGGAGACACTGAGCTCAGTAAACAAGTCGCTTTATTATTAATGGATTATGCCTTTAGTGATAAACGCGCCATAGTCGTAGAATTTGCAACCTTTTGGCACCATCAAGCCCTCAGAGCGTTAGCCGTGAGTCTTGGGGCGCAGCAAGATGGGGTATTACGCAATCATAGAATTCTTGCAGATGGCACAGTTCACGATCAGGTCATTTACTCAGTGTTAGATTCTGAATGGCGGCAGATGCAAGCGCGTCGAAGCCATACATAA
- a CDS encoding DUF6279 family lipoprotein, whose protein sequence is MNIQAEIDEDKERYLNNSDDEWVHRNDKSMLDKAKEYLGALSAEQRIMILQYNRSRPRTTKLWYSYQAVWFKRFMHALQLRQDKEYLRQELAVLLTATDTLKSAQYQELITANSQALARLVAALQTSLSAKQQQKIMATMTQLAADLDELSADGLNNIASHPQP, encoded by the coding sequence ATAAATATTCAAGCCGAAATTGATGAGGATAAAGAGCGCTATCTCAACAATAGTGATGACGAATGGGTTCATCGCAACGATAAATCCATGCTCGATAAAGCTAAAGAGTACTTGGGGGCACTATCTGCCGAGCAGCGAATTATGATTTTGCAATACAACCGCAGTCGCCCAAGAACGACTAAGCTCTGGTATAGCTATCAAGCTGTGTGGTTTAAGCGTTTTATGCATGCGCTGCAATTGCGCCAAGATAAAGAGTATCTGCGCCAAGAATTAGCTGTGTTATTAACAGCGACTGATACCCTTAAAAGCGCGCAATACCAAGAGCTCATCACAGCCAATAGCCAAGCGCTCGCAAGATTAGTGGCAGCGCTGCAAACGAGTTTAAGCGCGAAGCAGCAACAAAAAATCATGGCCACTATGACGCAACTTGCCGCCGATCTTGACGAGTTAAGCGCTGATGGATTGAACAATATTGCATCTCACCCACAGCCTTGA
- a CDS encoding DUF6279 family lipoprotein: protein MLSSRLRGHLLIILVLLTCVSACSTKMSYYFIDWAIKWQLDDYVELNDKQQQALDAAIAEFILWHQAHELPKYNQQLNALKANIGQRQLTADRWHYHSEQGKQSFIIILTLSPA from the coding sequence ATGCTATCCTCTCGTTTGCGTGGCCACCTATTGATTATCTTAGTGCTACTTACCTGCGTTAGTGCTTGCTCGACGAAAATGAGTTATTACTTTATTGATTGGGCCATAAAATGGCAACTCGATGATTATGTTGAACTTAATGACAAGCAGCAACAAGCATTAGACGCCGCCATTGCCGAATTTATCCTCTGGCATCAAGCTCATGAACTTCCCAAATATAATCAGCAGCTTAATGCCTTAAAGGCGAATATTGGACAGAGACAATTAACCGCCGATCGCTGGCATTATCACAGTGAGCAAGGCAAGCAGTCATTCATCATAATCTTGACACTATCACCAGCTTAA
- a CDS encoding DoxX family protein, with protein sequence MGFNRLIHLFNQAASSTQGLALLGLRVYLAPVLIQAGYNKLSHFSDTAAWFGNAEWGLGLPMPEVMAGLAAGTEFLGGILLLLGLATRLVALPMMITMAVAAVTVHWQHGWLAISDPSSWLANEQVLASAEKLAKAKELLQQHGDFEWLTSSGNFVVLNNGIEFAATYFLMLLVLFSCGGGKGFSVDYYLAKGRQQV encoded by the coding sequence ATGGGATTTAATCGATTAATTCACCTGTTTAATCAAGCGGCCAGCAGCACTCAAGGTTTAGCGTTACTGGGGCTACGCGTGTATTTAGCCCCTGTGTTAATTCAAGCTGGCTATAACAAGTTAAGTCATTTTAGTGATACCGCCGCTTGGTTTGGTAATGCTGAGTGGGGGCTTGGGCTGCCAATGCCTGAGGTGATGGCGGGCTTAGCGGCGGGTACTGAGTTTTTGGGTGGCATTTTGTTATTGCTTGGCTTGGCAACGCGCCTTGTCGCTCTGCCTATGATGATCACTATGGCGGTGGCCGCAGTAACTGTGCATTGGCAGCATGGCTGGCTGGCGATTAGCGACCCGTCCTCTTGGCTTGCCAATGAGCAAGTCCTAGCCTCTGCTGAAAAGCTGGCTAAGGCTAAAGAGCTATTGCAGCAACATGGCGATTTTGAGTGGTTAACCAGTTCAGGCAATTTTGTGGTGCTCAATAATGGTATCGAGTTTGCGGCTACCTATTTTCTGATGTTACTTGTGCTGTTTAGTTGTGGTGGCGGTAAAGGCTTTAGTGTGGATTATTATCTCGCCAAGGGGCGGCAGCAGGTATAG
- a CDS encoding M23 family metallopeptidase, translating to MITNVRCLLLSIALLPLGAISMSATATAPTSHCPTHQAIYPQLQTQGLCLWGQLTPGALVRGQLPAGSKLWLDEQAVKVNGQGYFAFGFDRDAKLEHSLSWQLPPQVGTDSRQQQVLQLTPRQYKIQQVTGIAKKIMQPDPKDVARATLDSQQVNRARAIDSDGMAFVSEFMWPLQGRISGVYGSQRVYNGEPGRPHFGVDIAAPRGTKAMAPADGVVTLAVPDMFYSGGTLIVDHGNGVNSTFLHLDKLLVNVGQSIKQGEVIALVGSTGRSTGPHLDWRLNWFNTRLDPATIVPAMTKPTAKSKAK from the coding sequence ATGATAACTAACGTGCGTTGTTTACTGCTTTCAATAGCCTTACTGCCGCTTGGCGCTATATCTATGAGCGCAACTGCCACGGCGCCCACGAGCCATTGTCCCACGCATCAGGCGATTTACCCGCAATTACAAACGCAAGGTTTGTGTTTATGGGGGCAATTAACACCAGGCGCCTTAGTTCGAGGCCAACTGCCCGCAGGTTCCAAACTCTGGTTAGATGAGCAAGCGGTAAAAGTAAATGGGCAAGGCTACTTTGCCTTTGGTTTTGACCGTGATGCCAAGCTTGAACATAGCCTTAGTTGGCAATTGCCACCGCAAGTAGGTACCGATAGCCGGCAGCAACAAGTGCTGCAATTAACGCCGCGGCAATACAAAATACAACAAGTGACTGGGATTGCTAAAAAAATCATGCAGCCAGATCCTAAAGATGTCGCGCGGGCGACATTAGATAGTCAGCAAGTTAACCGCGCGCGCGCGATAGATAGCGATGGCATGGCCTTTGTGAGCGAGTTTATGTGGCCACTGCAAGGGCGCATTTCTGGCGTGTATGGCTCGCAGCGAGTTTATAACGGTGAGCCGGGGCGTCCTCATTTTGGTGTTGATATTGCGGCGCCGCGCGGCACTAAAGCCATGGCACCAGCAGATGGCGTAGTGACGTTAGCGGTTCCTGATATGTTTTACTCAGGCGGCACTTTGATAGTAGATCACGGCAATGGCGTTAATTCCACCTTTTTACACTTAGATAAGCTTCTTGTTAACGTTGGGCAAAGCATCAAACAAGGTGAGGTGATAGCGCTGGTAGGTTCCACTGGGCGCTCCACTGGGCCACATTTAGATTGGCGCCTTAATTGGTTTAATACTCGGCTTGATCCTGCCACCATAGTGCCAGCTATGACCAAACCCACAGCCAAGTCAAAAGCTAAGTAA
- a CDS encoding GNAT family N-acetyltransferase: protein MNSQIIRADSHELVAVAQLFNEYRQYYEQGDDMAAVTAFIEQRLSRQDSIILIAKNNKGEGLGFLQMYWQLSSLDMSEFLIINDLFVTQSARGQGVARKLMATAIEIGINQGCKRLTLETASTNYKAQSLYETLGFRRDNHYYHYQLDI from the coding sequence ATGAACAGCCAAATAATCCGTGCTGATAGTCATGAGTTAGTCGCCGTGGCGCAGTTATTTAATGAATACCGCCAATATTATGAGCAAGGCGATGATATGGCGGCGGTGACAGCATTTATTGAGCAGCGCTTAAGCCGTCAAGACTCCATCATACTAATCGCCAAAAATAACAAAGGTGAAGGGCTAGGCTTTTTACAGATGTATTGGCAGCTATCGTCATTAGATATGAGCGAGTTTTTAATCATCAATGATTTATTCGTCACTCAGTCGGCGCGAGGCCAAGGCGTAGCGCGCAAGCTGATGGCGACAGCAATTGAAATTGGCATTAACCAAGGTTGCAAGCGTCTCACCTTGGAAACTGCGAGCACTAATTATAAGGCGCAGTCCTTATATGAGACCTTAGGGTTTAGGCGTGATAATCATTATTATCACTACCAATTGGACATATAA
- a CDS encoding NAD(P)H nitroreductase yields MLATELLLTRQSCPRLTHPAPTAAQLDLMLDAAVRVPDHGALGPWEFIVASGAGLQRLSDIFVAAKRSEGADDATLERTAGLTQRAPMVIVVVSKYQLHPKVPQLEQQLAAGCACMAMQQAAFAQGLGAIWRSGDLAFNSEINHALGLAPQDQIVGFLYVGTPMVVSPIKATRSGAEFTRYL; encoded by the coding sequence ATGCTCGCTACTGAACTGTTATTAACCCGCCAATCGTGTCCGCGATTAACTCATCCAGCTCCCACTGCCGCGCAATTAGACTTAATGCTCGATGCTGCGGTGAGAGTGCCTGATCATGGGGCTCTTGGTCCGTGGGAATTTATTGTGGCAAGTGGCGCGGGTTTGCAGCGCCTTAGCGATATTTTTGTGGCAGCTAAACGCAGCGAAGGCGCCGATGACGCCACATTAGAGCGCACCGCAGGCTTAACGCAGCGCGCACCTATGGTGATAGTGGTCGTGAGTAAATATCAACTGCACCCTAAAGTGCCACAATTAGAGCAGCAATTAGCCGCCGGTTGTGCGTGTATGGCGATGCAGCAAGCCGCCTTTGCCCAAGGCCTTGGCGCTATTTGGCGCAGTGGTGATTTAGCTTTTAATTCTGAGATTAATCATGCCTTAGGTTTAGCGCCGCAAGATCAAATCGTCGGCTTTTTATATGTAGGCACACCTATGGTAGTCAGCCCCATTAAGGCCACGCGCTCTGGCGCTGAATTTACCCGTTACTTGTAA
- a CDS encoding TonB-dependent receptor produces the protein MKYQYSKLHQAMFVVGAMLGGTLPTVAMSATSGDSASDANIEKIAVVGTRAAPRSVTDSPVPLDIIGAEEFVRQGNTDLKSLLSSVTPSFNVNDQPINDGSSLVRPANLRGLAADHTLVLVNGKRRHRSAVITFLGGGLSDGSQGPDISNIPVSALKQVEVLRDGAAAQYGSDAIAGVLNFVLKDAPQGGSVETRYGQFYEGDGAGWQFSGNKGFALSENGFANFSMEYRTQDSTSRSVQRDDAAGLAAAGNPFIIDPAQVWGTPEVKSDVKILGNFGLDLNDTDKAYMWINYAKRDIDGGFYYRNPHNRGGVNDGGMKPTGQIGSDGKPILAPTLLVGDLTPNDGIACPVVFTGSNVLNSDAYKQVAADPNCFAFNEIFPGGFTPRFGGKINDLAFALGTEGQWQGDWNYDLSASYGYSDVEYSIYNTINPSLGPASPTSFKPGAYTQLEQTYNFDVTKQLLVDGWEEPINFASGLEYRYETFEIQNGDPASFEVGPLANQGFGIGSNGFPGFKPQDSGSWSRSNIAAYVDMEFYATPDWLLTGAVRYEDFSDFGSTVNGKVSTHYSISEVWAIRSAASTGFRAPTVGQSNVRNVTTAFTANGLEDQATLPPTHPISIQKGGEPLEPETSVNLSLGAVAEFENGLYMTVDYFNIKLKDRISQTSPLELTLDDIDDLLALGVNDATSFSSVKYFTNDFDTTTQGVDVVMNYNMEILGGDTKFQLAYNWTDTQVDSYNPANINAAKVQMLEDNLPAQRANFTTIYEYGDVNTLMRVNYYGDYYEDHLDAGGDLPIYAGSEVTVDLEMSYFWNEAFSTSVGANNLFDNSPDENPWSGVVGALYPSTSPMGINGGFYYVRANYMF, from the coding sequence ATGAAATACCAATACAGTAAGTTGCATCAAGCAATGTTTGTGGTGGGGGCTATGTTAGGGGGAACGCTGCCGACTGTGGCTATGTCAGCAACGAGTGGTGATAGTGCAAGTGATGCCAATATTGAAAAAATTGCCGTGGTCGGCACCCGCGCGGCGCCGCGCTCAGTCACGGATTCACCTGTGCCGCTTGATATTATTGGTGCAGAAGAATTTGTGCGACAAGGCAATACCGATCTTAAATCTCTGCTGAGCAGTGTTACGCCATCGTTTAACGTGAACGATCAACCTATTAATGATGGCTCATCCCTCGTTCGCCCAGCCAACTTACGCGGCTTAGCTGCCGATCATACCTTGGTATTAGTTAACGGTAAGCGGCGTCATCGCAGCGCTGTGATCACCTTTTTAGGTGGCGGACTGTCTGATGGCTCCCAAGGCCCAGATATTTCAAACATTCCAGTGTCGGCATTAAAGCAAGTGGAAGTATTGCGCGATGGCGCGGCTGCGCAATACGGCTCAGATGCCATTGCCGGTGTACTTAACTTTGTACTCAAAGATGCCCCGCAAGGCGGCAGTGTCGAAACTCGTTATGGCCAGTTCTATGAAGGCGACGGCGCTGGTTGGCAGTTTTCTGGCAATAAAGGTTTTGCCTTATCTGAAAATGGTTTTGCTAACTTTTCCATGGAATATCGCACTCAAGACTCAACTTCTCGCAGTGTACAGCGTGACGATGCGGCTGGATTAGCCGCGGCAGGTAACCCGTTTATCATAGATCCCGCACAGGTTTGGGGCACCCCAGAAGTAAAATCTGATGTAAAGATACTAGGCAACTTTGGTCTGGATTTAAATGACACAGACAAAGCCTACATGTGGATAAATTATGCGAAGCGCGATATCGACGGCGGCTTTTATTATCGTAATCCCCATAATCGCGGCGGCGTTAATGATGGTGGCATGAAGCCAACCGGGCAAATAGGAAGTGATGGTAAACCTATCTTAGCGCCTACCTTATTGGTGGGGGATTTAACCCCAAATGATGGTATCGCATGCCCAGTGGTATTTACTGGCAGCAACGTGTTAAACAGCGACGCGTATAAGCAAGTGGCGGCCGACCCTAACTGTTTTGCTTTTAATGAAATATTCCCAGGTGGCTTTACCCCAAGATTTGGCGGCAAGATTAATGACTTAGCTTTTGCTCTTGGCACTGAAGGGCAGTGGCAGGGCGATTGGAATTACGATCTGAGTGCCAGTTATGGTTACTCAGATGTTGAATACAGTATCTATAACACTATCAATCCATCGTTAGGCCCTGCTTCACCCACAAGCTTTAAGCCCGGCGCTTATACCCAGTTAGAGCAAACCTATAATTTTGATGTCACTAAGCAGTTGCTGGTGGACGGTTGGGAAGAGCCGATAAACTTCGCCTCTGGCCTTGAATATCGCTATGAAACCTTTGAAATTCAAAATGGCGATCCGGCTTCTTTCGAAGTCGGACCATTAGCTAACCAAGGGTTTGGCATCGGCTCAAACGGCTTCCCTGGATTTAAGCCACAAGATTCCGGTTCATGGTCTCGCTCAAACATTGCAGCCTATGTGGACATGGAGTTTTATGCGACCCCAGACTGGTTGCTGACAGGCGCGGTGCGTTATGAAGACTTCAGTGACTTTGGGTCAACGGTCAATGGTAAAGTTTCCACCCATTACTCGATTTCTGAGGTTTGGGCGATTCGTTCAGCGGCCAGCACTGGCTTTAGAGCACCTACAGTTGGTCAAAGTAACGTGCGTAACGTCACGACCGCATTCACTGCTAATGGCTTAGAAGATCAAGCTACTTTGCCACCGACTCACCCCATCTCTATTCAAAAAGGGGGGGAGCCGCTTGAGCCAGAAACGTCGGTTAACTTAAGTCTTGGCGCCGTGGCAGAATTTGAAAACGGCCTATATATGACGGTGGATTATTTTAATATCAAGCTTAAAGACCGCATTAGTCAGACATCACCACTGGAATTAACCTTAGATGACATTGATGACTTGCTCGCTTTAGGCGTGAATGATGCCACCAGTTTTTCTAGCGTTAAGTATTTCACCAATGACTTTGATACGACTACCCAAGGCGTAGATGTCGTGATGAACTACAACATGGAGATTTTAGGCGGCGATACTAAGTTCCAACTCGCCTATAACTGGACTGATACTCAAGTCGATAGCTATAACCCTGCCAACATTAACGCCGCTAAAGTGCAAATGCTGGAAGATAACTTACCGGCGCAGCGAGCAAACTTCACCACCATTTATGAATATGGTGATGTTAATACACTGATGCGGGTTAACTATTATGGTGATTACTATGAAGATCACTTAGATGCTGGTGGCGATTTACCTATTTACGCTGGCAGCGAAGTAACAGTTGACCTTGAAATGAGCTATTTCTGGAATGAAGCCTTTAGCACATCGGTTGGCGCTAATAATCTGTTTGATAATTCACCGGATGAAAACCCATGGTCAGGAGTGGTGGGTGCCTTGTATCCATCGACATCGCCTATGGGAATTAATGGTGGTTTCTATTATGTTCGCGCTAATTATATGTTTTAA
- a CDS encoding pseudouridine synthase, whose protein sequence is MRLDKFICKSTELTRAQATSLIAAGKIAVNGEYPTLASMQVHENNCITLNGERLIARPSRYIMLHKPAGTLCSNVDGDYPSVFNYLNLPNSSDMHIAGRLDADTTGLVLITDDGRWSFKVFNPQFVCEKIYRVDLRDPLDTDEFLRIQVRFAEGLLLPGETADTLAASIHMLTPRQVLLSISEGRYHQVKRMFAFMGNKVVGLHRQQVGAISLDIAPGEWRHLTPTEVASVFCDTD, encoded by the coding sequence ATGCGTCTTGATAAATTTATATGTAAAAGCACTGAGTTGACCCGCGCGCAGGCCACCAGCCTCATTGCCGCCGGTAAGATTGCCGTTAATGGTGAATATCCAACCTTGGCATCGATGCAAGTGCATGAGAATAATTGCATTACTCTTAATGGCGAGCGCCTTATTGCGCGGCCATCGCGCTATATCATGCTGCATAAGCCTGCAGGCACTTTATGCTCCAATGTGGATGGCGATTATCCGAGTGTATTTAATTATTTAAACTTACCGAACAGCAGTGACATGCATATTGCCGGGCGACTTGATGCCGATACCACAGGCTTAGTGCTCATCACTGATGATGGCCGCTGGTCATTTAAAGTATTTAACCCGCAGTTTGTGTGCGAAAAAATTTACCGCGTTGATCTGCGTGACCCACTTGATACTGATGAATTTCTGCGTATTCAAGTGCGCTTTGCTGAGGGACTATTACTCCCAGGGGAAACAGCCGATACCTTAGCAGCCAGTATCCATATGCTCACGCCTCGGCAAGTATTACTTAGCATTAGCGAGGGGCGCTATCATCAGGTTAAACGTATGTTTGCCTTCATGGGCAATAAGGTAGTAGGCCTGCATCGACAGCAAGTAGGCGCCATCAGCTTAGATATAGCGCCCGGTGAATGGCGCCACTTAACCCCAACAGAAGTGGCGTCAGTATTTTGCGATACTGACTAA
- a CDS encoding 6-carboxytetrahydropterin synthase translates to MQLFVNDLTVIDFSYLCPKRGMVGESWIVDVILNGGLDEQSMVLDFAKVKRTIKHTIDAIADHRLLVPMANSACEVTAQGERVWLDFTTEQGTIHLACPAEAFAMIPTDIIDYESVNEFLIAALTQVLPDNVEGISLTLRAEVLDRPFYHYSHGLKKHDGNCQRIAHGHRSPVQIFVDGKADTALEAKWAKRWQDIYLGSIEDVCPVAQLALSSLANTISDSSHVGFHYQAPQGDFQLAMPKEVCEIIPHDTTVELLAQFIASQLAAELQKTVRVIAYEGVGKGAIFVTE, encoded by the coding sequence ATGCAATTATTCGTAAACGATCTGACGGTTATCGACTTTTCGTATTTGTGCCCCAAGCGCGGCATGGTGGGTGAAAGTTGGATTGTGGATGTCATTCTTAACGGTGGCCTAGATGAACAAAGCATGGTGCTCGATTTTGCTAAGGTAAAACGCACCATTAAACACACTATTGATGCGATAGCCGATCACCGTTTATTGGTGCCTATGGCCAATAGTGCTTGTGAGGTGACAGCACAAGGCGAGCGTGTGTGGTTAGATTTCACCACTGAGCAAGGCACGATTCACTTGGCTTGTCCGGCCGAAGCCTTTGCAATGATCCCAACCGACATCATTGATTATGAAAGCGTAAATGAGTTTTTAATCGCCGCTTTAACTCAAGTATTACCAGACAATGTGGAAGGCATAAGTTTAACCCTTAGGGCTGAAGTGTTAGACCGTCCTTTTTATCATTACAGTCATGGCTTGAAAAAGCATGACGGTAATTGTCAGCGTATTGCCCATGGTCACCGCAGCCCAGTGCAAATTTTTGTGGATGGCAAAGCAGACACAGCATTAGAGGCTAAGTGGGCTAAGCGTTGGCAAGATATTTACTTAGGTTCAATTGAAGATGTATGCCCAGTAGCGCAGCTTGCGTTATCAAGCTTGGCTAACACCATTAGCGATAGCAGCCATGTAGGTTTTCATTACCAAGCGCCCCAAGGCGATTTCCAATTGGCTATGCCAAAAGAGGTGTGTGAGATTATCCCCCATGACACTACGGTTGAATTATTAGCGCAATTTATTGCCAGCCAATTAGCGGCAGAATTACAAAAAACAGTGCGTGTGATTGCCTATGAAGGCGTGGGCAAGGGCGCGATTTTTGTGACTGAATAA
- a CDS encoding phosphotransferase — translation MPQEGLLWQSLLKLLARHEAPLDVVNALGKVLSHYQLALTATPQLLTSGLNNINVLLFLGEAKSRSKTKPKPPALTISVSELDFSREHISHQELDCQLGLRWVLRCNLIKPLDARQNEVKAWRQAAAVNLAPPLHWVSADFQCYLSEYCPAVNAAAFGAGFADVDGLTSSTKWRSQLNTPTINAMGQGKANKSKVNNGKSSKVKDDSRANEDLCSGLASHQVKLLDSLLQLSQISQLSPLSHLPQLSQSSSLSQSLAQSVPTNCAAARGNNLSHQIEQYLSALTALAPCSTWTSAQQQSFAGLARAFKDYGSDQSAQWRELDQGFNWQQFSHRDLHPDNLLLQSDSVYVIDFEFSCDFHPLWDLTSIIATCEFTDTEAFSFCQAYLARHPHFSGNEMVLIPAMLDCYWFTASIWALNQACDSCDAEFLDWSKCFWQLVSK, via the coding sequence ATGCCTCAAGAGGGTTTGCTATGGCAATCATTGCTTAAACTCTTAGCGCGCCATGAGGCGCCGCTTGATGTCGTTAATGCCTTAGGCAAAGTCTTGAGTCATTATCAGTTAGCGTTGACGGCAACACCGCAGTTATTGACGAGTGGCCTTAACAATATCAATGTGCTGCTGTTTTTGGGCGAGGCTAAGTCTAGATCTAAGACCAAGCCTAAGCCTCCAGCATTGACTATAAGTGTGTCAGAGCTTGATTTCAGCCGTGAGCACATCAGTCATCAAGAGTTAGACTGTCAGTTAGGCCTGCGTTGGGTGCTGCGCTGCAACTTAATCAAACCATTAGATGCCAGGCAAAATGAAGTGAAGGCTTGGCGTCAAGCGGCAGCGGTTAATCTAGCGCCGCCGCTTCATTGGGTGAGTGCAGATTTTCAGTGTTACTTGAGTGAGTATTGCCCCGCAGTAAATGCGGCGGCCTTTGGCGCAGGCTTTGCTGATGTGGATGGATTAACGTCAAGCACCAAGTGGCGCTCGCAGCTTAATACTCCGACGATTAACGCTATGGGGCAGGGCAAGGCTAACAAAAGTAAGGTTAACAATGGTAAGAGCAGCAAGGTTAAGGATGACTCGCGCGCAAACGAAGATTTATGTTCAGGCTTAGCAAGCCATCAAGTGAAATTGCTGGATAGTTTGTTGCAGTTATCTCAGATCTCTCAATTGTCTCCGCTATCTCACTTGCCTCAATTGTCACAGTCATCTTCACTGTCACAGTCGTTAGCGCAATCTGTTCCTACAAACTGCGCAGCGGCCAGAGGCAATAATTTATCGCACCAAATTGAGCAGTATTTAAGTGCGTTAACGGCGTTAGCGCCTTGCTCAACGTGGACAAGCGCGCAGCAGCAAAGCTTTGCGGGGTTAGCTCGGGCGTTTAAGGATTATGGCTCTGATCAAAGCGCCCAATGGCGGGAGTTAGATCAAGGCTTTAATTGGCAGCAATTTAGTCATAGAGATTTGCATCCTGATAATCTCTTGCTGCAAAGTGATAGTGTCTATGTGATTGATTTTGAATTTAGCTGTGATTTTCATCCCTTGTGGGATCTCACCTCAATTATTGCGACCTGTGAGTTTACTGACACCGAGGCATTTAGCTTCTGTCAGGCCTATTTAGCGCGTCACCCGCACTTTAGTGGTAATGAAATGGTATTGATACCAGCCATGCTTGATTGCTATTGGTTTACCGCCAGCATTTGGGCGCTCAATCAGGCTTGTGATAGCTGTGACGCAGAATTTCTGGACTGGTCTAAGTGTTTCTGGCAACTTGTTAGTAAATAG